In a genomic window of Allomeiothermus silvanus DSM 9946:
- the csm5 gene encoding type III-A CRISPR-associated RAMP protein Csm5, whose amino-acid sequence MSFLESYRLELETLGPIHVGTGEAFPAYSYLVDEAQKEALILDAGRLLELLSETQRENYLQAVAQGPKQAQKSLQSLWGGGLLDPTPAIVRRLPATPAFINTVKNATDAAGLEFRPLPRSPLGAYLPGSSLKGALRTAWLFKRVVQQGRDIEYKGRWQWGQKVQGGEWPLIQLPERISTPVAQAFEALVLDYVTERSPNLHRDPFRQVRVSDSEPSENLLLNRIGVFHPRGQMDQTVILAEMFRVGTKLQATLRLHVGLAQQRHKDTVSHAISAQALAEACREYYLEVLHLEREYAQNHGLAQALKVYDAMAQRLEAEEYLFPLRIGFGSGRMSIRLALLLDGEEGQEPKTRKTAGHSSPKDGFPLGWAIARLEPY is encoded by the coding sequence ATGAGCTTTCTGGAGAGCTACCGCTTAGAACTCGAGACCTTGGGCCCCATTCACGTAGGCACCGGGGAGGCTTTTCCGGCCTATAGTTACTTGGTGGACGAGGCTCAAAAGGAAGCCCTGATCCTGGACGCGGGGCGGCTGCTCGAGCTGTTGAGCGAAACCCAACGGGAAAACTACCTGCAGGCAGTGGCGCAAGGTCCCAAGCAAGCCCAGAAGAGCCTGCAGTCGCTGTGGGGTGGCGGCCTGCTAGACCCTACCCCGGCCATCGTGCGCCGCCTCCCCGCGACCCCAGCCTTCATCAATACCGTCAAGAACGCCACCGACGCCGCGGGTCTGGAGTTTCGCCCCTTGCCCAGGAGCCCGCTGGGGGCTTACCTGCCGGGCTCGAGCCTCAAGGGGGCTTTGCGCACGGCCTGGCTGTTCAAGCGGGTGGTGCAGCAAGGGCGGGATATCGAGTACAAAGGTCGCTGGCAATGGGGCCAGAAGGTTCAAGGAGGCGAGTGGCCCCTCATCCAGCTGCCCGAGAGGATATCAACCCCTGTTGCACAAGCCTTTGAGGCCCTGGTGCTGGACTACGTCACCGAACGCAGCCCCAACCTTCACCGCGACCCCTTCCGCCAGGTCCGCGTGAGCGACAGCGAACCCAGCGAGAACCTTTTGCTCAACCGCATCGGGGTGTTTCACCCCAGGGGTCAGATGGACCAGACCGTAATCCTGGCCGAGATGTTCCGGGTGGGAACCAAGCTCCAAGCCACCCTGCGCCTGCACGTGGGTTTAGCCCAGCAAAGGCACAAAGACACGGTTTCCCACGCCATTTCAGCCCAAGCGCTGGCCGAGGCCTGCCGGGAGTATTACCTCGAGGTGCTTCACCTCGAGCGAGAATACGCGCAAAATCACGGTCTTGCACAGGCGCTCAAGGTCTACGACGCTATGGCACAGCGGCTGGAGGCGGAGGAGTACCTTTTCCCGCTGCGCATCGGCTTTGGGTCGGGGCGCATGTCCATCCGGCTGGCGCTCTTGCTCGATGGGGAGGAGGGCCAGGAGCCCAAAACCCGCAAGACCGCTGGGCACTCCAGCCCCAAAGATGGCTTCCCGCTAGGCTGGGCCATTGCCAGGCTCGAGCCTTACTGA
- a CDS encoding type II toxin-antitoxin system VapB family antitoxin: MALTVKNLEVECLAEEVACLAGETKTEAIRKALLERKARLARPERPRSEVIEEFLRDMQDLLPKGRRPTKGEEEEILGFGPEGY, encoded by the coding sequence ATGGCCCTCACCGTCAAAAACCTCGAGGTCGAGTGCCTGGCCGAGGAAGTAGCCTGCCTGGCGGGCGAGACCAAGACCGAGGCCATCCGCAAGGCCCTTTTGGAGCGCAAGGCCCGGCTGGCCCGCCCCGAGCGCCCGCGCAGCGAGGTCATCGAGGAGTTTCTGCGTGATATGCAAGACTTACTGCCCAAGGGCCGCCGTCCTACTAAAGGAGAAGAGGAAGAGATCCTGGGCTTTGGCCCGGAGGGCTACTGA
- a CDS encoding type II toxin-antitoxin system VapC family toxin, giving the protein MVLGSSVLLHILFREPGYPEVARKLNGASQLLVGAPTLVETAMVLIHREGDTQLLVLEDFLRRLRVESAFRRFGKGRHPAALNLGDCLSYAVAKVSGLPLAYVGDDFAHTDLA; this is encoded by the coding sequence ATGGTGCTGGGCAGCTCGGTGCTGCTGCATATTCTTTTCCGCGAGCCGGGTTACCCGGAGGTTGCGCGCAAGCTGAACGGGGCTTCGCAGCTTTTGGTAGGGGCTCCAACCCTAGTCGAAACGGCCATGGTGCTGATTCATCGGGAAGGTGATACGCAGTTACTCGTACTGGAAGACTTTTTGCGCCGCCTCCGGGTAGAATCGGCTTTCCGGCGCTTTGGCAAGGGCCGCCACCCCGCGGCCCTCAACCTTGGCGACTGCCTGAGTTACGCGGTGGCCAAGGTAAGCGGCCTGCCCCTGGCCTACGTGGGCGACGACTTCGCCCATACTGACCTGGCATGA
- the cas6 gene encoding CRISPR-associated endoribonuclease Cas6: MMLAALVLPLEGQARPDPDGWRGLVYGLLKEIDPELHTAQHNPFSLGLGGAEGQWWVRIALLEEGLYARLSPHLFGLVGQSVKLKEPFRVRAVLQEEHPWASLSTYPRLFQGQASPSLGLQFASPTFFRRKGNSYPLPEPKLVFDSLTQRWNAFAPVKVPPEMAETWERVTITRLQGHTQAIRPNPDERGVGFVGRVVYHLPAAKPTEAQWMQALGRFAFYAGVGAKTSLGFGRVRGFDPILKEESANGRLDAEDSSSLATPQDPGA, from the coding sequence ATGATGCTCGCGGCCCTCGTCCTCCCCCTGGAAGGCCAAGCCCGCCCCGACCCCGACGGCTGGCGTGGCCTGGTGTATGGATTGCTCAAGGAGATAGACCCCGAGCTGCACACCGCCCAGCACAACCCCTTCAGCCTGGGGCTGGGCGGAGCCGAGGGGCAGTGGTGGGTGCGGATTGCTCTGCTGGAGGAGGGGCTTTACGCCCGGCTCTCGCCGCACCTATTTGGCCTGGTGGGCCAGAGCGTCAAACTCAAAGAGCCCTTTCGGGTCAGAGCGGTGCTGCAGGAAGAGCACCCCTGGGCCAGCCTGAGCACCTATCCCCGGCTCTTCCAGGGCCAGGCCAGCCCCAGCCTGGGCCTCCAGTTTGCCAGCCCCACCTTCTTCCGCCGCAAGGGGAACAGCTACCCCCTGCCCGAGCCTAAGCTGGTCTTCGACTCGCTCACCCAGCGCTGGAATGCCTTTGCCCCGGTGAAGGTACCCCCCGAAATGGCCGAAACCTGGGAGCGCGTGACCATCACCCGCCTCCAGGGCCACACCCAGGCCATCCGGCCCAACCCGGACGAACGAGGGGTGGGTTTTGTGGGCCGGGTGGTGTACCACCTACCCGCTGCCAAGCCTACCGAGGCCCAGTGGATGCAGGCTTTGGGGCGCTTTGCTTTTTATGCCGGGGTGGGGGCCAAGACCAGCCTAGGGTTTGGGCGGGTACGGGGGTTTGACCCCATACTCAAGGAGGAATCTGCCAATGGAAGACTTGATGCAGAAGATTCATCTAGCTTGGCAACACCTCAAGACCCAGGAGCTTGA
- a CDS encoding TIGR02710 family CRISPR-associated CARF protein translates to MEDLMQKIHLAWQHLKTQELEGARAQELYNQTVWPLLLELWRLEPQVHPLRESFDVSIHTLGTSPEATTLAALGLGADEIYVLHTPESRRYLAQLQQDLGRPVYPIEIDKSDVTRLYQVVGEQVRKHPGKKIALDLTSGTKAMSAGMAAAGYFLQRVHPSLRVAYVDNDAFDVALRKPVAGTEKLILLPNPHEVLGDLDEHLAQEFYKAREFGKAADRYNELRRKTGQGGFEVYAALCEMYQRWYALDFEGALSNAERLLKFLSQDAYRNHPLNLRAQRIKEQKEGLEGIVSLLKSQSFAEKKDILWLTATLLQLGDERKERQPVLAALYFYRALELILQHRIAVNGRSNDNPVLTPEEQDHLRQSLARWLKRSLEEIKPITKLGLLESMALLRYLEDPLLDNFSENDLQGYQGMLQSRNKSLLIHGLEVSKKGDVEKLQQFARKLYLTTREEAKLALSVEPVELM, encoded by the coding sequence ATGGAAGACTTGATGCAGAAGATTCATCTAGCTTGGCAACACCTCAAGACCCAGGAGCTTGAAGGCGCAAGGGCACAGGAACTTTATAACCAAACCGTCTGGCCGCTGCTGCTCGAGCTTTGGCGACTGGAGCCGCAAGTGCATCCTTTGCGGGAGAGCTTCGATGTATCCATCCATACTCTAGGCACCAGCCCCGAAGCCACCACCCTGGCTGCCTTGGGGTTGGGCGCAGACGAGATATACGTGTTGCACACTCCCGAGAGCCGGCGCTACCTGGCTCAGCTCCAGCAAGACCTAGGCCGCCCGGTATACCCCATCGAGATAGACAAAAGCGATGTAACCCGGCTCTACCAAGTGGTAGGTGAGCAAGTGCGCAAGCATCCGGGCAAAAAGATTGCCCTTGATCTCACCAGTGGTACCAAGGCCATGAGTGCAGGGATGGCCGCAGCGGGTTACTTCTTGCAAAGGGTGCACCCCAGTTTGCGGGTGGCTTATGTGGACAACGATGCCTTTGATGTGGCGTTGCGTAAACCAGTAGCCGGCACCGAGAAACTCATCCTGCTGCCCAACCCCCACGAGGTACTGGGCGACCTTGACGAGCACCTGGCTCAGGAGTTTTACAAAGCGCGGGAGTTCGGCAAGGCCGCCGACCGCTACAACGAACTTCGCCGAAAGACCGGTCAGGGCGGCTTTGAGGTGTATGCAGCGCTGTGCGAGATGTACCAGCGGTGGTACGCCTTGGACTTTGAGGGCGCGCTGAGCAATGCGGAGCGCCTGTTGAAATTTTTGAGCCAGGATGCTTACCGCAATCATCCGCTAAACCTTCGCGCCCAACGCATAAAAGAGCAGAAAGAAGGCCTCGAGGGCATCGTTAGTCTCCTTAAGTCGCAAAGTTTTGCCGAGAAAAAGGACATTCTTTGGTTGACTGCAACGCTGCTACAACTGGGTGATGAGCGCAAAGAACGGCAGCCGGTCTTGGCGGCGCTCTACTTTTATCGGGCCCTCGAGCTCATCTTGCAGCACCGTATTGCTGTTAACGGCAGAAGCAACGACAATCCAGTACTGACCCCCGAGGAGCAAGACCACCTGCGCCAAAGTCTGGCCAGATGGCTGAAAAGATCTTTGGAGGAGATAAAGCCCATCACAAAGTTGGGTTTGCTAGAGAGTATGGCCCTATTGCGTTATTTGGAAGACCCCCTACTTGATAATTTCTCCGAAAATGATTTGCAGGGCTACCAAGGGATGTTGCAAAGCCGCAACAAAAGCCTTCTCATCCATGGTCTCGAGGTGAGCAAAAAAGGCGATGTGGAAAAACTTCAGCAGTTTGCGCGAAAGCTGTACCTAACCACACGCGAAGAGGCCAAGCTGGCGTTGTCGGTTGAACCGGTAGAGCTGATGTGA
- the cas1 gene encoding CRISPR-associated endonuclease Cas1: MTLHLTEQSSTLRLRAGRLLVELDEQILAELPARKVRGVVVWGNVRLTTPALAFLLRQGVPVLYATLEGQLYGQAQAPQSLAPQVLRAQMQAQQDPLPLAQSFLQGKLRSELILLERLSRQAPTALQQAEIRAALSDLPQTRGLEALRGVEGSAARAYFAGLQAVLSPYGFAGRNRRPPTDAVNAALSYGYMVLLGRTLLALHLAGLHPELGLLHAEGRRAPALAFDLMEEFRVAVVDVIVTAAFLRGELDLQKHAEARDGGVYLNDTGRKVLLKLLEGRLAQEAQHPKGFRKPYQELIEAQAARLKAAILGREAYTPFYLWR; the protein is encoded by the coding sequence GTGACCCTCCACCTCACCGAGCAGTCCTCCACCCTGCGCCTCAGAGCGGGGCGGCTTTTGGTGGAGCTGGACGAGCAAATCCTGGCCGAGCTTCCGGCCCGCAAGGTGCGGGGGGTGGTGGTCTGGGGTAATGTGCGGCTCACCACCCCGGCGCTGGCCTTTTTGCTGCGCCAGGGGGTGCCGGTGCTATACGCCACCTTGGAGGGTCAGCTTTACGGGCAGGCCCAGGCCCCCCAGAGCCTTGCCCCCCAAGTGCTGCGGGCGCAGATGCAGGCTCAGCAAGACCCTCTTCCGCTGGCCCAAAGCTTTTTGCAAGGCAAGCTGCGCTCGGAACTGATATTGCTCGAGCGCCTTTCCCGCCAAGCTCCCACCGCGCTCCAGCAGGCCGAGATCCGCGCCGCTCTTTCGGACCTACCCCAAACCAGGGGCCTCGAGGCCCTGCGCGGGGTGGAGGGAAGCGCGGCTAGGGCTTACTTTGCCGGGCTTCAGGCGGTGCTCTCTCCCTACGGTTTCGCAGGGCGCAACCGCCGCCCACCCACCGACGCCGTAAACGCTGCACTCTCGTACGGCTATATGGTGCTTTTGGGCCGCACCCTGCTGGCCTTGCACCTGGCGGGCCTGCACCCCGAGTTGGGCCTTTTGCACGCCGAGGGCCGCCGGGCCCCCGCGTTGGCCTTCGACCTGATGGAGGAGTTCCGGGTTGCGGTGGTGGATGTCATCGTTACGGCGGCCTTCCTACGCGGCGAGCTGGACCTCCAGAAGCACGCCGAGGCCCGTGACGGCGGAGTCTACCTAAACGACACTGGGCGCAAGGTGCTGCTCAAGCTGCTGGAAGGGCGCCTGGCCCAAGAGGCCCAACACCCCAAGGGCTTCCGCAAGCCCTACCAAGAACTCATCGAAGCCCAGGCCGCCCGGCTCAAGGCGGCCATCCTAGGGCGCGAAGCCTATACACCCTTCTACCTCTGGAGGTGA
- the cas2 gene encoding CRISPR-associated endonuclease Cas2 has protein sequence MPTERFYTVTYDIPDDGRRVKVANTLKSFGERVQLSVFECWLNPAQLEQLKKLLQKKLKPTEDGVRIYPVGGTVEVLGVGRIADNPDYLIL, from the coding sequence ATGCCCACCGAACGCTTCTACACCGTCACCTACGACATCCCCGACGATGGCCGCCGGGTCAAGGTGGCCAATACCCTCAAGAGCTTTGGCGAGCGGGTGCAGCTCTCGGTTTTTGAGTGCTGGCTCAACCCGGCCCAGCTCGAGCAGCTCAAGAAGCTGTTGCAGAAGAAGCTCAAGCCCACCGAGGACGGCGTGCGCATCTACCCCGTAGGGGGAACGGTGGAGGTACTGGGCGTAGGTCGGATTGCCGATAACCCCGACTACCTGATCCTCTAG
- a CDS encoding TIGR02710 family CRISPR-associated CARF protein, which produces MQEIKQVLIATVGHSRAPVEFALAEHAPEGVVFIASQDSQLVAAELMREYGAHLRHHTFLLDDPESLTESYLVAQKALRKALEWEARSVVADVTGGTKPMVAGVVLALSGRGVTFSYVGGEQRDEVGRVVGGAERLKLLEDPTTRYGVREWAEFVQAWNIGQMDAAKSHLEALLQRDLSPSERRFYQHLKGVVEGLTAWDRFQHAAAQKLLREHLEPALAVAEAWGHGSKVRVLQALKVATQGLQKLLEQGNVPSFELVADLLANAQRRAAAGRYDDALARLYRAVELAAEADVYARHKLVLRRPETYPEAVATLKDRAVGLRGLKETLALAFDLDVRAGYTGTLAQRLYGDYAQRLQGLLDRRHQSILAHGTKPVAVEDYQALWDYLVECGLEAAPTWPKW; this is translated from the coding sequence ATGCAGGAGATAAAACAGGTGCTCATCGCTACAGTAGGCCATAGCCGCGCTCCTGTGGAGTTTGCCCTAGCCGAGCATGCCCCGGAGGGAGTGGTTTTCATCGCCAGCCAAGATTCGCAGTTGGTGGCAGCGGAGTTGATGCGAGAGTATGGCGCCCACCTGCGCCACCATACTTTTTTGCTGGACGACCCCGAAAGCCTTACCGAGAGCTACCTTGTGGCCCAGAAGGCTTTACGCAAGGCGCTGGAATGGGAAGCCCGCAGCGTAGTGGCCGATGTAACCGGGGGAACCAAGCCCATGGTGGCGGGGGTGGTACTGGCGCTTTCGGGACGGGGAGTTACGTTTAGCTATGTAGGCGGCGAGCAGCGCGACGAGGTGGGGAGGGTTGTCGGAGGGGCTGAACGGCTGAAGCTGCTGGAAGACCCTACCACGCGCTACGGGGTAAGGGAGTGGGCCGAGTTCGTCCAGGCCTGGAACATCGGACAGATGGATGCGGCCAAGTCACACCTCGAGGCCCTACTCCAGCGCGACCTTAGCCCCTCGGAGCGGCGCTTTTACCAGCACTTGAAGGGTGTTGTGGAGGGGCTTACCGCCTGGGACCGTTTTCAGCACGCCGCGGCGCAAAAGCTATTGCGGGAACACCTCGAGCCCGCCTTGGCGGTGGCTGAGGCTTGGGGACATGGAAGCAAAGTACGTGTACTGCAAGCGCTGAAAGTGGCTACCCAGGGATTGCAGAAGCTGCTCGAGCAGGGAAACGTTCCCAGCTTCGAGCTGGTCGCGGACTTACTGGCCAATGCCCAGCGACGGGCAGCCGCCGGGCGCTATGACGACGCCCTGGCGCGGCTGTACCGGGCGGTCGAGCTGGCCGCCGAGGCCGATGTTTACGCTCGCCACAAGTTGGTGCTGCGGCGACCTGAGACCTATCCGGAAGCCGTTGCCACCTTAAAAGACCGGGCAGTCGGGCTGCGCGGTCTCAAGGAGACATTAGCCCTGGCCTTCGACCTGGATGTCCGGGCCGGGTATACCGGTACGCTCGCCCAGCGCCTTTACGGCGACTACGCCCAGCGCCTCCAGGGGTTGTTGGATCGCCGCCACCAGAGCATCCTGGCCCACGGCACCAAGCCCGTAGCCGTAGAGGACTACCAGGCTCTATGGGATTACCTGGTGGAGTGCGGGCTCGAGGCGGCTCCGACGTGGCCGAAGTGGTGA
- a CDS encoding integrase core domain-containing protein produces MQFTTVGREIWRGARQAQRLAEANASDPEVQERLRKLRLVKALRESKKSWKEIQDLVGISRATYHRWQKALKEKGLAGLKPRSRRPKHLRTKVHWTPGLLIRIETLRKENPTWGRWSIWLTLRKEGFQMSERTVGRILAYLEKHRRIESVAGYLARTQRGKLKRRVNRPYAKRKPRGYEARAPGDLVQVDTLTLTLGPGSMVKHFSAIDLHSRFVLAEVHSRATAKLSEGFLSLLLARAPFPIRAIQVDGGSEFMAEFEEACCALGIALFVLPPRSPKLNGHVERMQRTFKEEFYTRPLPTPLSELQAELDTYLDYYNRRRPHMALGGLAPLEFLAKMQEESVPQRVSNVLTDYRCLTG; encoded by the coding sequence GTGCAGTTTACCACCGTTGGCCGAGAGATATGGAGAGGCGCTAGACAAGCACAGAGGCTGGCCGAGGCCAACGCAAGCGACCCAGAGGTCCAGGAACGTCTGCGCAAGCTCCGACTGGTCAAAGCCCTGCGTGAAAGTAAAAAGAGCTGGAAGGAGATCCAGGACCTGGTCGGGATCAGCCGGGCCACCTACCACCGCTGGCAAAAAGCCCTAAAAGAAAAGGGCCTGGCTGGACTCAAACCCCGCTCCCGCCGCCCTAAGCACCTGCGCACAAAGGTCCACTGGACCCCAGGGCTGCTCATTAGAATAGAAACTCTCCGCAAGGAAAACCCCACCTGGGGACGCTGGTCCATCTGGCTTACCCTCCGCAAGGAGGGTTTCCAGATGAGCGAACGCACGGTGGGGCGCATCCTGGCCTACCTGGAGAAGCACCGACGTATCGAGAGCGTGGCCGGCTACCTGGCCCGGACTCAAAGAGGGAAGCTAAAGCGAAGGGTAAACCGGCCCTACGCCAAAAGGAAGCCCCGAGGATACGAGGCCAGGGCTCCTGGGGACCTGGTCCAGGTGGACACCCTCACCCTGACCTTAGGACCGGGAAGCATGGTCAAGCACTTCTCGGCGATTGACCTCCATAGCCGGTTTGTCCTGGCGGAGGTGCACAGCCGGGCCACGGCTAAGCTTTCTGAGGGGTTCTTGTCCTTGCTTCTGGCCAGGGCCCCTTTTCCCATCCGGGCCATCCAGGTGGATGGGGGCAGCGAGTTCATGGCCGAGTTTGAGGAGGCCTGCTGTGCTCTGGGGATTGCCTTGTTTGTGCTACCGCCGAGGAGTCCTAAACTCAATGGTCACGTGGAGCGGATGCAGCGGACCTTCAAGGAGGAGTTCTACACCCGGCCTTTGCCCACCCCGCTCAGCGAGCTGCAGGCAGAGCTGGATACCTACCTGGACTACTACAACCGCCGAAGGCCTCACATGGCCCTGGGGGGTCTTGCTCCGCTGGAGTTTTTGGCTAAGATGCAAGAGGAGTCGGTTCCTCAAAGAGTCTCAAATGTGTTGACCGATTACAGATGCTTGACCGGCTAG
- a CDS encoding PLP-dependent aminotransferase family protein — MLDVTQTRIPQGVIDLGVGHPSLGLLPLEELRQAALHRLSQGNPAFLQYGAEPGDGYFRTELAGFLSRHYGFSLEPDTLFVTAGVSQALDLICTAFTRPGQVIFVEEPTYFLSLGIFRDHHLEVVALPTDADGLDITALEAALRQHQPALVYTIPTFQNPTGATLSQQRRKRLVELSQEYGFLIVADEVYQLLYYHQSPPLSLGSFAAAGTVLSLGSFSKILAPGLRLGWIQAAPRLLHTLTRNGMVASGGGLNPFASAIVRSALELGLQEQHLHKLRNTYRGRLETLLEALRQNGLRPRYTPEGGYFVWLELDPAADSQVLLEQAIQAGVRYQPGVRFSSQGNFAHALRLCFAYYDSAELKKGIQRLAAVLRSS, encoded by the coding sequence ATGCTCGACGTTACGCAGACCCGCATCCCGCAAGGGGTTATCGATCTTGGGGTAGGACATCCCAGCCTGGGGCTCCTGCCGCTGGAGGAACTCCGCCAGGCCGCGCTGCACCGCCTGTCCCAAGGCAACCCTGCTTTCTTGCAGTATGGGGCCGAGCCTGGGGACGGCTATTTCCGCACTGAGCTGGCCGGGTTTCTCAGCCGACACTACGGTTTTTCCCTCGAGCCAGATACCCTGTTCGTCACCGCTGGCGTATCGCAAGCCCTGGACCTAATCTGCACGGCCTTCACCCGGCCCGGCCAGGTGATTTTTGTCGAGGAGCCCACCTACTTTCTGTCGCTGGGGATCTTCCGGGATCATCACCTCGAAGTCGTGGCCCTGCCCACCGATGCAGACGGGCTGGATATCACGGCCCTCGAGGCTGCCCTACGACAGCACCAGCCCGCGCTGGTCTACACGATTCCTACCTTTCAGAACCCCACCGGAGCCACCCTGAGCCAACAGCGCCGCAAGCGGCTGGTGGAACTGAGCCAGGAATATGGCTTTTTGATCGTGGCCGACGAGGTATACCAACTGCTCTACTACCACCAGTCCCCTCCCCTCTCGCTGGGCAGCTTTGCCGCTGCGGGAACCGTGCTCAGCCTGGGTTCGTTCTCCAAGATCCTGGCCCCAGGGCTGCGCCTGGGCTGGATTCAAGCCGCTCCAAGGTTGCTGCACACCCTCACCCGTAACGGCATGGTGGCCAGTGGGGGCGGGCTCAATCCTTTCGCCTCCGCCATCGTGCGCAGTGCCCTGGAGCTAGGCTTGCAAGAACAGCACCTACACAAGCTCCGCAACACCTATCGGGGCCGATTGGAGACGTTGCTAGAAGCCCTGCGCCAAAACGGATTAAGGCCCCGCTACACGCCGGAGGGAGGGTATTTTGTCTGGCTCGAGCTAGACCCCGCCGCAGACTCGCAGGTTTTATTGGAGCAGGCTATACAGGCGGGGGTTCGCTACCAACCGGGCGTCAGGTTCTCCAGCCAAGGGAACTTTGCCCACGCACTCCGGCTATGCTTTGCCTATTATGACTCCGCTGAATTGAAGAAAGGCATCCAGAGGTTGGCAGCGGTCTTGCGCTCGAGCTAA
- a CDS encoding amino acid ABC transporter ATP-binding protein, with protein MSGAIIQIQGLNKWFGRLHVLREVNLEVAAGEKVVIVGPSGSGKSTLIRCINRLEDFQQGEVFVDGIPLRSAQNLEAVRREVGMVFQQFNLFPHMTVLQNAALAPQKVRRWPKEQAERKAMELLERVGIADQAHKYPGQLSGGQQQRVAIARALAMEPKIMLFDEPTSALDPEMVGEVLDVMRDLAESGMTMLVVTHEMAFAKEVADRVIVMDQGQILEQAPPSVIFQNPTHERTRTFLQRVLHH; from the coding sequence ATGAGCGGGGCTATCATCCAGATTCAGGGGCTCAACAAGTGGTTTGGCCGGTTGCACGTGCTGCGGGAAGTGAACCTCGAGGTAGCCGCAGGCGAAAAGGTGGTGATCGTAGGGCCTTCGGGCTCGGGCAAGTCCACCTTGATCCGCTGCATCAACCGGCTCGAGGACTTTCAGCAGGGCGAGGTTTTCGTAGACGGCATCCCCTTGCGTTCGGCCCAAAACCTAGAAGCGGTGCGGCGCGAGGTGGGGATGGTGTTTCAGCAGTTCAACCTCTTTCCCCACATGACCGTGCTGCAAAATGCGGCTTTGGCTCCGCAGAAGGTCCGCCGGTGGCCCAAGGAGCAAGCCGAGCGAAAAGCCATGGAGCTGCTCGAGCGGGTGGGCATCGCCGACCAGGCGCACAAGTATCCCGGCCAGCTCTCGGGTGGGCAGCAGCAGCGGGTGGCCATCGCCCGGGCGCTGGCCATGGAGCCTAAGATCATGCTCTTCGATGAACCCACCAGCGCGCTCGACCCGGAGATGGTCGGCGAGGTACTGGACGTGATGCGCGATCTGGCCGAAAGCGGCATGACCATGCTGGTAGTGACCCACGAGATGGCCTTCGCCAAGGAGGTGGCCGACCGGGTGATCGTGATGGATCAGGGACAGATCCTCGAGCAGGCTCCCCCCAGCGTGATCTTCCAAAACCCTACCCATGAGCGCACCCGGACCTTTTTGCAGCGGGTATTGCACCACTAG
- the speB gene encoding agmatinase encodes MKYQPAHSLESPRFAGVRTFMRLPHVRTLENVDFVVLGIPWDDATTHRPGARFGPEGIRRVSIMLRPWNPYWNVKIFDYLSGVDYGDVPVVPGYIEDTYARIESEFEKIARSGVTPIAMGGDHSVTLGELRGLAKVYGPLALVHIDAHLDTLDQYFGRKYNHGTPFRRAVEEGLVDPHKSIQVGIRGSNYGPEDYQGTRDLGYELITMYELQEIGLEAALERIHRRVGQHPCFISIDIDSVDPAYAPGTGTPEVEGFTSREIMKLVRGLRGLHFKAADVVEVLPALDPGEITAYLGGNLIYELISLLALRKKEGG; translated from the coding sequence ATGAAATACCAGCCTGCCCATTCCCTCGAGTCCCCCCGCTTTGCCGGGGTACGCACCTTTATGCGCCTTCCCCATGTACGCACCCTGGAGAACGTAGACTTCGTGGTGCTGGGCATCCCCTGGGACGATGCCACCACCCACCGCCCCGGAGCCCGCTTTGGCCCCGAGGGCATCCGTCGGGTCTCGATCATGCTTAGGCCCTGGAACCCCTATTGGAATGTGAAGATCTTCGATTACCTCTCCGGGGTGGACTATGGCGACGTGCCGGTCGTGCCGGGCTATATCGAGGACACCTACGCCCGCATCGAATCGGAGTTCGAGAAGATCGCCCGATCCGGGGTCACCCCCATCGCCATGGGCGGCGACCACTCCGTTACCCTAGGCGAGCTGCGCGGTTTGGCTAAGGTGTATGGACCGCTAGCTCTGGTGCACATTGACGCCCACCTGGACACCCTGGATCAGTATTTCGGGCGCAAATACAACCACGGCACCCCCTTCCGCCGCGCGGTCGAAGAAGGGCTGGTGGACCCCCACAAGTCCATCCAGGTGGGCATTCGGGGTTCCAACTACGGCCCTGAGGACTACCAGGGCACCCGCGACCTCGGCTACGAGCTCATCACCATGTACGAACTCCAGGAGATCGGGCTGGAGGCTGCCCTAGAGCGCATCCACCGCCGGGTAGGTCAGCATCCGTGCTTTATCAGCATCGACATCGACTCGGTAGACCCGGCCTATGCCCCCGGCACCGGCACCCCCGAGGTGGAGGGCTTCACCAGCCGCGAGATCATGAAGCTGGTGCGGGGGCTACGGGGGTTGCACTTCAAAGCTGCCGATGTGGTGGAGGTGCTACCGGCCCTCGACCCCGGCGAGATCACCGCCTATTTAGGGGGGAACCTGATCTACGAGTTGATCTCGCTGCTGGCCCTGCGCAAGAAGGAGGGCGGATGA